A single region of the Podospora pseudopauciseta strain CBS 411.78 chromosome 1, whole genome shotgun sequence genome encodes:
- the DLD1_1 gene encoding D-lactate ferricytochrome c oxidoreductase (COG:C; EggNog:ENOG503NUBF; CAZy:AA4): MSRLAGKMPKLATAPGARPSSFPSMRPSRTTSTPLQFRRLESTQRFSPPPSSTSSSTTTKKPSSGPSFKGQLTQSITKRIQRERDDLKRLSHMRPQNSLGRMMGMTFVLFTVGAISYWCGLKYPKEADPASTLPLAATNPPKHNLNPAHLEAAWSDFVAIVGKENVSTADDVISQHATSEWSTHRAADDQKPFCVVYPATTEEVSELMKVCHYRRIPVVGYSGGTSLEGHYTPTRSGICIDFSRMNKVLSLHKDDLDVVVQPGVGWEDLNEMLAEQNLFFPPDPGPGAQIGGMIGTGCSGTNAYRYGTMREWVLSLTVVMADGTVIKTRQRPRKSSAGYDLTRLFIGSEGTLGLVTEATLKVTVKPASESVAVASFGSIREAANCVAKVVGEGVPVAAVEILDDDQMRFINQAGATSRSWKEAPTIFFKFTGTPSGVKEQVAIVQKITKGSGGKSFDFAKDEQERVELWSARKEALWSTMAVKKPGDRVWTGDVAVPMSRLPDIIDQTKQDLGRSGLKSSIVGHVGDGNFHIILLYSDAERKLAEECVHRMVKRAVEMEGTVTGEHGVGLVKRDYLPHELGESTVDAMRKIKTAFDPLCLLNCDKVVRVEKPARGEVSEW, from the exons ATGTCGCGGCTTGCGGGCAAGATGCCCAAGCTGGCGACAGCTCCCGGAGCCCGGccatcctccttcccctctaTGCGCCCTAGCAGAACCACCAGTACACCGTTACAATTCCGCCGTCTCGAGTCAACACAGCGCTtcagcccccctccctcctctacttcctcctcaaccaccaccaaaaaaccCTCCAGCGGCCCCTCCTTCAAGGGCCAACTCACACAGTCCATCACCAAGCGCATCCAGCGCGAAAGAGATGATCTCAAACGCCTCTCCCACATGCGCCCCCAAAACAGCCTGGGCAGGATGATGGGCATGACCTTTG TCCTCTTCACCGTCGGCGCAATCTCCTACTGGTGCGGCCTCAAATATCCCAAAGAAGCCGACCCggcctccaccctccccctagcagccaccaacccccccaagcacaacctcaaccccgccCACCTCGAGGCCGCCTGGTCCGACTTTGTCGCCATCGTCGGCAAGGAAAACGTCTCGACCGCCGACGACGTCATCTCCCAGCACGCCACCTCGGAGTGGTCCACCCACCGCGCTGCCGACGACCAGAAGCCCTTTTGCGTCGTTTACCCCGCCACAACCGAAGAGGTGTCCGAGTTGATGAAGGTGTGCCATTACAGACGGATTCCCGTGGTGGGATACTCTGGGGGGACGAGTCTGGAGGGGCATTATACTCCGACTAGATCAGGGATATGCATTGATTTCTCAAGGATGAACAAGGTGCTCTCGTTGCACAAGGATGACTTGGACGTGGTTGTCCAGCCTGGTGTAGGGTGGGAGGATCTGAACGAGATGCTCGCGGAGCAGAATTTGTTTTTCCCACCTGATCCAGGGCCGGGGGCGCAGATTGGGGGGATGATTGGGACTGGATGCTCGGGCACAAACGCGTACAGGTACGGGACGATGAGGGAGTGGGTTTTGAGTCTTACGGTTGTCATGGCCGACGGGACAGTCATCAAGACGAGACAGAGACCAAGAAAGAGTTCGGCGGGGTATGATTTGACGAGGCTGTTTATCGGTAGTGAGGGCACACTGGGTTTGGTGACGGAGGCGACGCTCAAGGTTACGGTTAAACCTGCTAGTGAATCCGTCGCTGTGGCATCGTTTGGGTCCATCAGAGAAGCGGCCAACTGTGTCGCCAAGGTGGTAGGGGAGGGTGTCCCCGTTGCTGCGGTAGAGATTCTAGATGACGACCAGATGAGGTTCATCAACCAAGCTGGCGCTACGTCCAGAAGCTGGAAGGAGGCGCCCACTATTTTCTTCAAATTCACCGGTACCCCCTCGGGGGTAAAAGAGCAGGTGGCCATCGTCCAAAAGATCACCAagggcagcggcggcaagTCGTTTGACTTTGCCAAGGACGAGCAGGAACGGGTCGAGCTCTGGAGcgcgaggaaggaggcgcTCTGGAGCACCATGGCGGTGAAGAAGCCCGGGGACCGGGTGTGGACGGGGGACGTGGCTGTCCCGATGAGCAGGCTGCCGGACATTATCGACCAGACGAAGCAGGATCTGGGACGGTCGGGGTTGAAGAGCTCGATTGTGGGACATGTCGGGGATGGGAACTTCCATATTATCTTGTTGTACTCGGATGCGGAGAGGAAGTTGGCCGAGGAGTGTGTTCATCggatggtgaagagggctgtggagatggaggggacTGTGACT GGCGAGCatggtgttgggcttgtcAAGAGGGATTACCTCCCTCATGAGCTGGGAGAGAGCACGGTTGATGCTATGAGAAAG ATCAAGACGGCATTCGACCCCCTCTGCCTACTCAATTGCGATAAAGTCGTGCGCGTCGAGAAGCCAGCGAGAGGGGAGGTTTCTGAATGGTAA
- a CDS encoding hypothetical protein (EggNog:ENOG503P05P), with product MASTVGPARPKQKLFSTDFLSNTWAKLFFFIVGLQAVICVAFECYVFARFQFGLQFQEGEIPDEAQRRRLQSRYRTIPTFLALFIFGFLYVLVLAWDALRMKNTIQIIGLCVANLALFVYTILQIDQIEKSLDILQGALLLKDSDKGGDSNIVWALSKPFLIAVPAIVGVVTVAMSCIAYQLYREFAWDILKQIGADYRMKKRFLHYQIYIALLKFDFFFFLGFTVQFLVVVNNTKNNFELGLQVAAVPITIAILLCAAFFTQRENKIGVTLTIVLYFGALSYFFFKLVRIYQPGHKQDYEAVQKSLTAFAVLTILLIILTIINGFVCMSNFGAGLKDHLLKPRYSDPEKEDANSYQMNDQKPPLPSRMTID from the exons ATGGCTTCCACAGTCGGGCCAGCGCGGCCAAAACAAAAGCTCTTCTCGACGGACTTCCTCAGCAACACATGGGCGAAGCTCTTCTTTTTCATCGTCGGCCTACAGGCTGTAATTTGCGTGGCTTTTGAATG TTATGTGTTTGCGAGATTCCAGTTCGGCCTTCAATTCCAAGAAGGCGAAATCCCAGATGAGGCACAACGACGAAGGCTACAATCGAGATACCGTACGATTCCGACTTTCTTGGCGCTCTTCATCTTCGGATTCCTCTACGTTTTGGTCTTGGCATGGGACGCACTGCGGATGAAGAACACGATTCAGATTATTGGGCTGTGTGTGGCCAACCTGGCACTCTTTGTCTACACCATCCTCCAGATTGATCAGATTGAAAAGTCACTGGATATTCTGCAGGGTGCTTTACTCCTAAAGGACAGCGATAAAGGTGGTGATTCAAACATTGTCTGGGCGCTGTCCAAACCCTTCTTGATAGCCGTTCCAGCAATCGTGGGTGTGGTCACCGTCGCCATGTCCTGTATCGCCTATCAGCTATACCGCGAGTTCGCTTGGGACATTCTGAAGCAGATTGGTGCTGACTACCGCATGAAGAAGCGGTTCCTTCACTACCAG ATTTACATCGCCCTCTTGAAGTTtgatttcttcttcttcttgggtttCACTGTGCAGTTCTTGGTCgttgtcaacaacaccaagaatAACTTCGAGCTCGGCCTGCAAGTGGCGGCGGTTCCTATCACGATCGCCATCCTTCTATGCGCCGCCTTCTTTACGCAGCGCGAGAACAAGATTGGAGTGACGTTGACCATCGTCTTGTACTTCGGCGCGCTCTCttacttcttcttcaagctCGTCCGCATTTACCAGCCCGGTCATAAACAGGATTACGAAGCCGTCCAGAAGTCGCTGACAGCCTTTGCTGTCCTGACcattctcctcatcatcttgacCATCATCAACGGCTTCGTCTGCATGAGCAACTTTGGCGCCGGGCTCAAGGATCACCTTCTTAAGCCGAGATACTCCGACCCCGAGAAGGAAGACGCAAATTCGTACCAAATGAACGATCAGAAGCCACCACTGCCAAGTCGAATGACGATTGACTAA
- a CDS encoding hypothetical protein (EggNog:ENOG503P68K), whose amino-acid sequence MLPEMTTVGGGAVLNKKLTKARGKMVKPILKTAKNLKLSHSEKNSLDLDRGWDEQSIEQLENGEWDEKAFPGGLSGGAMGLGVESNVVSVPGGGSSIRAKFHHGRTPSQASTGSGPRGGAFIHPFAQAPRTSTPPLSYANSLASFDNTVANTINSTHNERNCSPTITENEDDFDDFDSPAQYHNHSHSHSSAPPPALSSQSNLSNPRRPSLQSQRTGSYTEVPSKAPSLRINTTGGTSRSASGATVISRLANGTISTTSQSDLQLTNSVSVSLGTTLDSPTGSLGAGTINNSSSGATQMSPLRSSLDMANFPRLRSRSELDTANRAEKIRAARRKFEERENIKEEKYDREMIKKRERRDTKEASRIEKGAPARPSIHRKNTGNSLSNVISPPASTSSGIQAVFGRKGASWTEGTTVSNSSRQDLEGVYTSSSAPQVGDAINRRHTHSPSGEEQMRFMSRKYDSVPLETPPAFGPNVDAVRFEQTRPRRGSGPKRKTQSYWAGFVLWLRTKLLRLGGR is encoded by the coding sequence atgTTGCCAGAAATGACGAccgttggcggtggtgcggTGCTCAATAAAAAGCTGACGAAGGCGAGGGGAAAGATGGTGAAGCCAATATTGAAGACAGCGAAGAACCTGAAGCTGTCGCATTCGGAAAAGAACTCGCTGGATCTGGATAGAGGGTGGGATGAGCAGTCGATTGAGCAGCTGGAGAATGGGGAGTGGGATGAGAAGGCGTTCCCTGGTGGCTTATCAGGAGGAGCAATGGGTCTGGGTGTCGAGAGCAACGTGGTGTCTGTTCCAGGCGGCGGAAGCAGCATTCGAGCCAAATTCCACCACGGCCGTACGCCGTCGCAAGCTTCTACTGGCAGCGGTCCTCGCGGAGGAGCTTTCATCCATCCTTTTGCGCAGGCCCCGCGGACGTCGACGCCACCCTTGTCATATGCGAACTCGCTTGCTTCGTTTGACAATACCGTTGCGAATACCATCAATAGCACTCACAACGAGCGCAACTGCTCCCCCACTATTACCGAAAACGAGGACGACTTTGACGATTTTGACTCTCCCGCGCAATACCATAACCACAGCCATAGCCACTCCTCTGCCCCGCCACCAGCGTTATCATCGCAGTCAAATCTCTCAAATCCCCGCCGACCATCGCTCCAGAGCCAGCGCACCGGGTCATACACCGAGGTACCTTCCAAAGCGCCCTCTCTTCGCATCAATACGACAGGTGGCACTTCCAGGTCGGCGTCAGGTGCGACTGTCATTTCTCGACTTGCGAATGGCACCATCTCCACGACTAGCCAGTCCGATCTGCAGTTGACAAACAGCGTCAGCGTGTCCTTGGGCACCACTCTCGACTCGCCAACCGGCAGTCTCGGAGCCGGAACAATCAACAACTCATCTTCTGGCGCCACTCAAATGTCGCCTTTGCGCAGCTCGCTCGACATGGCGAACTTTCCCCGACTTCGCAGCCGCTCCGAGCTGGACACGGCTAACCGCGCCGAAAAGATCCGAGCCGCTCGCCGCAAGTTTGAGGAGCGCGAGAACATCAAGGAGGAAAAGTACGACCGCGAGATGATCAAGAAGAGGGAGCGTAGGGACACCAAGGAAGCGAGTCGCATCGAGAAGGGAGCCCCAGCCCGTCCGTCCATCCACCGCAAGAACACTGGGAACAGCCTTAGCAATGTTATTTCTCCCCCCGCATCCACCTCTAGTGGCATCCAGGCTGTCTTTGGTAGAAAGGGCGCTTCTTGGACCGAGGGCACGACCGTCAGCAACTCTTCGCGACAGGACCTTGAAGGAGTCTACACCTCTTCTTCCGCTCCCCAGGTCGGCGATGCCATCAACAGGCGCCACACCCACTCGCCGAGCGGCGAGGAGCAGATGCGCTTCATGAGCCGCAAGTACGACAGCGTTCCGCTCGAGACGCCGCCCGCCTTCGGCCCTAATGTCGACGCTGTGCGGTTTGAGCAGACTCGGCCGCGAAGAGGGAGCGGCCCCAAGCGGAAGACGCAAAGCTACTGGGCCGGGTTTGTGCTCTGGCTGAGGACGAAGCTGCTGAGGCTTGGTGGCCGGTAA
- a CDS encoding hypothetical protein (EggNog:ENOG503P017; COG:J) — protein MVDEVVRLGSAQVSEAITAQMGDKFANYPGAKEAPAAALEYHHEEDHNPPLRGWPLVIASTLLSNSSVLQKWLWNNAKFGQPKHAPGLDSSVPWRVKPDVAPLGETGPMLSLEEGYLVTPKSADCKGRFNSIADYHELYKSGQATPLDVVEALLPLIRRDVGDEESKYAVAFIESNVDEVLQHARESTERWKEGKQLGILDGVPFGVKADTEVKGYVSTMGMKVDKTVAYFNKPEPETCWPALKMQEQGAIMVGKMNQHEIGMDTTGCNPVTGTATNWYNTRYFPGGSSSGAGSGLCAGLVPVAIGTDAGGSMRIPPAFCGVYGLKPTFNRTCSRATSMCVVGPMTSTVADLTIAYRVMSQPNPSDPGQNLLCLSVPPSPGSKKTLGICRTWIARADPDVLKVFSSCVEYLTTVKGYTAVDISLPYLREGQLAHAATCLTEAATEAFARNPSNYLAPLNHASRMLVSAATHTPATDYLSYGQIRHVIMAHLAWLWEQHPDMIVLTPTTPIAGWKICDGDEAYGCSDGNLSIKNMTFAWVANTSGCPAVTCPGGYVEAEQGEGVLPVGVMGMGEWGAEEQLLGFARDVEGFLEVEGRRRPKEWVDVVGLARGKGE, from the exons atggttgatgaggtggtaAG ATTGGGGTCAGCCCAAGTTTCTGAAGCTATCACTGCCCAAATGGGAGACAAATTCGCCAACTACCCCGGCGCCAAAGAGGCACCTGCCGCTGCCCTCGAGTATCATCACGAAGAGGACCACAACCCGCCGCTGAGAGGCTGGCCTTTGGTTATTGCCTCCACTCTGTTATCCAACTCCTCCGTCCTCCAGAAATGGCTCTGGAACAACGCCAAGTTTGGCCAGCCCAAGCACGCCCCTGGACTCGACAGCTCTGTCCCCTGGCGCGTCAAGCCTGATGTTGCCCCCCTTGGGGAAACGGGCCCTATGCTGTCGCTTGAGGAGGGGTACCTCGTCACCCCCAAGTCGGCCGACTGCAAGGGCCGGTTCAATTCGATTGCTGATTACCATGAGCTCTACAAGTCAGGTCAGGCTACTCCCCTTGATGTAGTCGAGGCGCTCCTCCCTCTTATCAGGAGAGACGttggtgacgaggagagCAAATATGCTGTTGCGTTCATCGAGTCCAATGTCGATGAGGTGCTTCAACATGCCAGAGAGAGCACGGAGCGGTGGAAAGAGGGAAAGCAGCTCGGCATTTTGGACGGTGTTCCCTTTGGCGTCAAGGCCGACACTGAAGTCAAGGGGTATGTCTCGACCATGGGGATGAAGGTCGACAAGACGGTCGCCTACTTCAACAAGCCCGAACCGGAGACGTGCTGGCCCGCGTTGAAGATGCAAGAGCAGGGCGCGATCATGGTGGGCAAGATGAACCAGCACGAGATAGGGATGGACACCACCGGCTGTAATCCCGTGACAGGGACAGCAACGAACTGGTACAACACCCGTTATTTCCCTggcggctcctcctccggcgcGGGGAGCGGTCTCTGTGCGGGACTGGTGCCGGTGGCAATCGGCACCGACGCCGGAGGCAGCATGCGCATCCCCCCTGCCTTTTGCGGCGTCTACGGCCTCAAACCAACCTTTAACCGCACCTGCTCCCGCGCCACGTCCATGTGTGTTGTCGGGCCCATGACATCAACGGTAGCCGACCTGACCATCGCTTACCGTGTCATGTCCCAACCTAACCCCTCCGACCCAGGCCAGAACCTTTTGTGTCTGTCCGTCCCGCCTTCTCCTGGGTCGAAGAAAACACTGGGTATCTGCCGCACTTGGATCGCCCGCGCGGACCCGGACGTGCTCAAAGTCTTCAGCTCCTGCGTTGAATACCTCACCACTGTCAAGGGGTACACCGCAGTCgacatctccctcccctatCTGAGGGAAGGGCAGCTAGCCCACGCGGCAACCTGCCTCACCGAAGCCGCAACCGAGGCCTTCGCCCGTAATCCCAGTAACTACCTcgcccccctcaaccacgCCAGCCGCATGCTTGTTTCCGCGGCGACGCACACCCCAGCAACGGACTATTTATCTTATGGCCAAATCAGGCACGTCATCATGGCGCACCTGGCCTGGCTGTGGGAGCAGCACCCAGACATGATTGTTCTCACGCCTACAACTCCGATAGCAGGGTGGAAGATTTGTGACGGGGACGAGGCGTATGGGTGCTCGGATGGGAATCTGAGTATAAAGAATATGACGTTTGCTTGGGTGGCTAACACGAGTGGTTGTCCGGCTGTCACTTGTCCGGGGGGTTATGTCGAGGCTgagcaaggggagggggttttgcctgtgggggtgatggggatgggggagtggggggCGGAGGAGCAGTTGCTGGGCTTTGCGAgggatgtggaggggtttttggaggtggaggggaggagaaggccaaaggagtgggttgatgttgttgggttggcgagggggaagggggagtaG